Proteins co-encoded in one Fusobacterium perfoetens genomic window:
- a CDS encoding UDP-N-acetylmuramoyl-L-alanyl-D-glutamate--2,6-diaminopimelate ligase, which yields MVINELFKDVEYKILQKVSDEINGEDLEFDSRKIKQGDVFIALEGSIVDGHTFISKAIENGAKTILVEKDVDKVEGINYFLVDGLREKMGIIASNFYGYPQNQLKIVGVTGTNGKTTTTYILESILGEKNVARIGTVEYKIGDEIIPAPNTTPSSLEIIKICKKALEKNIKYLIMEVSSHGLDIGRVNMLRFEAGIFTNLTLDHLDYHKTMENYYLAKRKLFDLVKDKKNSIINIDDEYGKRYLEYTNGISYGIGQGDIQGEIKQITREGQEVTIKIFEKEYKINLRLLGRYNLSNLLGAIGAVKTLGLSDEEIISKIPLIHGAPGRFEPVKIDRDFTVIVDYAHTGDALENILKSINEFKTNRVITVFGCGGDRDKTKRPIMGGIAEKYSDIVIVTSDNPRTEDPEEIIKDIVVGLTKENHIIEIHREKAIEKAISLAEKNDIILIAGKGHENYQVIGREKIHFDDKEEVIKAIKKLNK from the coding sequence TTGCGCTAGAGGGTTCAATTGTAGACGGCCACACTTTTATTTCAAAAGCTATAGAAAATGGAGCTAAAACAATCTTGGTTGAAAAAGATGTTGATAAAGTAGAGGGAATAAACTATTTCTTAGTTGATGGACTTAGAGAAAAAATGGGAATTATTGCATCTAATTTTTATGGATACCCTCAAAATCAACTAAAAATAGTAGGAGTTACAGGGACTAATGGAAAAACAACTACAACTTATATTCTAGAAAGTATCTTAGGAGAAAAAAATGTTGCGAGAATTGGTACTGTTGAATATAAAATCGGTGACGAGATAATTCCTGCTCCAAATACAACTCCATCTAGCTTAGAAATTATAAAAATTTGTAAAAAAGCACTAGAAAAAAATATAAAATATCTTATTATGGAAGTTAGTTCTCACGGACTAGATATTGGTAGAGTAAATATGCTAAGATTTGAGGCTGGAATATTTACAAACCTTACTTTAGATCATTTAGACTATCATAAAACTATGGAAAATTATTATCTTGCCAAAAGAAAACTTTTTGATTTAGTAAAGGATAAGAAAAATTCTATAATAAATATTGATGATGAATATGGAAAAAGATATTTAGAATATACAAATGGTATTAGTTATGGAATAGGTCAAGGAGACATTCAAGGTGAGATAAAACAAATCACAAGAGAGGGACAAGAGGTAACTATTAAGATTTTTGAAAAAGAATATAAAATTAATCTAAGACTTTTAGGAAGATACAATCTTTCAAATCTTTTAGGTGCTATTGGAGCTGTAAAAACTTTGGGACTTTCAGATGAGGAGATTATTTCAAAAATTCCTTTAATTCACGGAGCTCCAGGAAGATTTGAGCCTGTAAAAATAGATAGAGATTTTACTGTGATAGTTGACTATGCTCATACAGGAGATGCCTTAGAAAATATTTTAAAAAGCATAAATGAGTTTAAAACCAATAGAGTTATCACAGTATTTGGCTGTGGTGGAGATAGAGATAAAACTAAACGTCCTATAATGGGAGGGATTGCTGAAAAATACAGTGATATAGTTATTGTTACATCTGATAATCCAAGAACTGAAGACCCTGAAGAAATTATAAAAGATATTGTTGTAGGGCTTACAAAAGAAAATCATATAATAGAAATCCATAGAGAGAAAGCTATCGAAAAAGCTATCTCTTTGGCAGAAAAAAATGATATAATCTTAATAGCTGGAAAAGGACACGAAAATTATCAAGTGATTGGTAGAGAAAAAATCCATTTTGATGATAAAGAAGAGGTTATAAAAGCTATAAAAAAATTAAATAAATAA